The sequence below is a genomic window from Bos taurus isolate L1 Dominette 01449 registration number 42190680 breed Hereford chromosome 7, ARS-UCD2.0, whole genome shotgun sequence.
GCGAGGGCTGCAAGAGCTTCTTCAAGCGGAGCATCCGCCGCAACCTCAGCTACACCTGCCGGTGAGCCCCCTCTCAGCGCACCGCCGCCGGCACCCGGGCCGGGCCTCTGACCTGCTCGGTCACCTTGGGCCTGGCGCTGACCTTCCCTGGTTCTCTACTTCCCGTCAGAGATCGGGGCACAGGTCCCTCGCCCCCTCTCCATCACATTCCTGAGATTGTGTATACAGTCGGCGCTGTATCGGTGCAGGTCCCCCTATCAGGTGGTCCCTGGCGGCTTCCGCCCCAGTTACTcgctcctccttcctcccttccttttctccGGAGAGGGGTCAGCTCTGCGCTGTGAGGGGTTGGGGTGCTGTCAGGGGTGGGTCCCTAATCCCAGGGCATCCCTTCCCTTGGGAATCTCGGCGCGCCGGGGACCGGGTGGGGATCGAACGTGGAACTTGGACTGTGGAGCTCACAGCGTCCGGGGGCCATTGTCTGCGGCCGCGCGGATCGATACGGCGCGCCCTTGGGGTCAAATATCACTTCCAAAGTCGCCCTGACTACTGAGGCGGCGGCTGGAGCGAAACTAGGTGGCACAGGGCGGCTTCCTTCGCatggggcggggggagagggACACTTCTGCTGTGGGGGTTGGGCCTGCCCGTCAGGGGGAACCCCCATGGGCGCTCTCTGGGCCCTGGGTCACCGGAAACTGCTGCGAGAGAGGTCCGAGGTGGCGGCTGGATTTGACCGTATCTTGGCTGCTTCAGCCCCGCAACCCCCTCTACACGCCCCCAGCTAGGAGTAGGTGCAGAATTGGGATCCTGGAAAATCCCTGAAACTTTTGTCGGTTCTGAGACTGGGTGGGGATGAATGTTTCCAAGAAGCAGCCCTAGGCTGTCCTAGGTTGGAGTCCCCACTGGCCGGGTGTGACCTGGCTAGCTTTTCTGGTTCCCGACGGGGCATTACGTCTAGGGGAGAAGCTGCTGGCACTGGGTGTCCGGTCCAGGACCCCGCCTTTCACATCACTTTTTGCtgagtccccttttcctccattGACAAACCCCTACTCTGCATCCTCCAGGAACATGCTTGGTCTCTGGAGAGCCCGTTTGGAGTGTCCCATTTTCCACATGGGCAAAACTAAGGCCCAGAAAGCTCTTGGCACCTGCCCTGGGTCACCCAGGGAGAGACCTGCCCACTTGGGGCTTAGCAAGAGAACTGTGGGGTTGGGAAGGTGGGGAgccaggcaagtctgggtcaggaCCTCCCCAGGGGGAGCTGCTGTTGGAGGGCTTGTTGGCAGGGCTACTGGGTGGGGCCCTGGGTACCTGAAGCAGGAATTTGGCCCCAGATCTGGCCTGTTGGGGGCGGCTCTGTATGGCGCGGAGCTGGCTTACTCCCTCCTCCAATGCTAACTGGGCCACCAGACTTTGGCCTCATTCTTGTTGCTGGAATAACTGTGTGCTCTCTGGCCGGGTCTttagggagggcaggggaggggctcaGGTGGTTTGGGGGTCCCAGAGGCTTCCTTAGAGTGGGAGCACCAAGGCCAGGGAGAGGGACCTGGTTCGGCACTGGCACGTTCTTGAGAAGGTCTGTGTTGTGTAACCGGGAGAAGTTACtgcttctctctgagcctcaggttgaATCAACAAAGACCCCTCGGGGCCTGACGTGGGTGGTTTGATGCCAGTACCCTAGAAAAGACCCCAGTTCCAAGCCCAGCCTTCTCCCAGTTTGAGGGAGATACAGTGAGACACAGGTGTCCCAGTATGTGGTGTCTGGGTTGGGCTAAAGGGAGGGatggtctggggtcccaggaggaACAAGGagctctgcctgagggtcagagAGGAAGGCCACAGGAGGTGGACCTTGAAACATGAGGGGTTTAGCAGGTAGAAGCGAAGGGCACTCCTGCAGAGAGTGTGGCTCCAGCAAACACTCAGTGGCAGGATTGGGGATCAGTGATGTAATGTGAGACCACCCAGGCATGGGAGAAGTTAGAGCCAAGTGGGTCAGAAATTCTGGAGTGAAAGTAATGGGGAACCATGGAAGAAGGTGTGTAAGCAAGAGGGCAATGATCAAATGGGACTGAAAGCCAGAAGCCCAGGGAGAAGGCAGAGTTGGACTGTGGGGTCTGGCAAAGCATGTGCTGTTTAGGTGGGATAACAGGTAGAActtactgttttcccatctggagGGGCAGAAGATCTCTCCTGACTCTACAACTGGGGAAGTTGAGGCAGAAGGTTCAGGGCCTCCCCTGAAGTCTCCGGGACCCGAGCCaggcccctgcctgcctgccccaaGCCTGGCTGTTTCCACCCGGCTGCCCAGGACCCTCCCACTGCCTGCCTGCTGGGCTTTGTTCTGGTTCTGCCTGAGCTCCCTTTGCCCTAGTAGGGCCTCTTCCTGGGGGCTCGGAGGCTGGTGCTGCAGGACACAGAGGCCCTCTGGAGCTTCACCTCTTCAAAATTGGCCACTGGGACTCCCAGGTGGGGCCTGAGTCTTGACACCCCCCCAACCTGCACTCCCAATTTTCTCCAGAATGAGTGCATCCCATATAGAATTGGCCTCTGGCCTCCCaattccagatgaggaaaccaaggctcagtgGAGGAGTGGCTGCCCAAGGGTCAGGCCTTAGGTGTCCGCAGCTAAGATGTGTTTGACTTTTTAACTTCATTAAGTATTTGTCTTACCTTGTGACTAGCTCTGAGTACCCGATTGGTGCCCAGCTGGGACTCCAGCCCTTGGTTTAGGCCTCAAAAGGctcagaggagagagagatggagggaaCATAGAACAGGGGCCAAGGGAAAAAGGGCGCTGGGGACATTGGAAGAACAAAGGCCTGAACCTTTCAACTTGTGACTGACCTTGGACGGAACTCGTTGCTTCAGAGGGCGGGGCCATGTGTCCTGTCCCTGGAAAAGGCACCAGGAATCCCCgaggaccccctggaggaagTTTCTTGGGCTCAGTTAGGTGTTGGATGGTCTTTCTAGAGAAGGGTTTGACATCTTGGAGGGGTACaggagttcattcattcattccttcgtTTGTTCTTACATTGATGGTGGCCTCGTGCCAGGCAGTAATGTTGGGGCCCCATGGTGCTGTGACCCCAAAGAGGACTGGCCTGGGTTCTCATCTCTTAGTCAACTCACAAAGTCTTGCTTGGTGACCATGTTCCTTCTCTGCTCTCACAGTGCCCTGGGACAAAGACCCTGTCCCCTGGCCTGACAAGGACCAAGTAAAATGTAACTGGAAAACTTTTGGGTGTCATTGTCATTCTGCCAGGAACTGCCTCTGGTCACCTGGGGAACTTgtattcatccttcaaaacccagtTCCAACATAACCCTCCCTGGCATGCTAATCCACTTTGCCACAGACTGATCTTCATCTGTCTCCACTCCCCCAGATTGTCCTTTCCTCTTTGCACACCTGCAGGCTTAACCTTTGTGCCACTTTGGGGTCATCTGCCCAGCCCAGGTTGTTGGTAGGGATGGGGGTTGGTCCTGATGGTTCCCAGGTGCAACCTTCTAAGACGTCTCACAAAGTGGCACCCAGGCCAGAATGTAGGTGTCATGGTGACTCCCTTGGTGACCTCTGCATGCCCACAGGTCTAACCGTGACTGCCAGATCGACCAGCATCACCGGAACCAGTGCCAATACTGCCGCCTCAAGAAGTGCTTCCGGGTGGGCATGAGGAAGGAAGGTGAGTACtcgctggggtggggtgggcagagggtgAACAAGCAGCCTGCCCTTTGCTCCCTCTCTTGGGGTCTGGGAGCCATGGAGGGTGGGGTCTGGCGCCTGCTAACCTCGTTACCACCGATCCTGAGATCCCGTGGGCCTGGATCtggccctgggctggaggaatccAATTATCTGTGGCTGCCTGGTGGCTGAGGCAGAACTGGGCTGCAAGGGGCTCCCCGACTTTGGCCCATGTTAGAACCTTTCTCCCCACCACCTCTCCCAACCCGGCCTAAGGAACAGGGAACCTGAAGTTAACCCCGGTAACCCTCTGCCCTCTATCCTGGCCACCACTTTCTGAACAatgatgtacttttttttttgatttgcttTCCCTCCACCCTCTGCCTTGTGTTTGCCCAAGGCAGGAACTCACCCGACTAAGGCAAAGGGCAGCTCACCCTTCCGCCTGACCGGGGATGCTGGGAGCCAGAGGGAGGCCCAGCCTCTTGTCCTTGCCCTGGGGACTTGGGTGGATCTGTGCAGGGCAGCTAGGTCTAGAACTCCACCGATCACTCTTAGAATTCAGGTGGAACCTATAGACTTCTGCACGAAGCACTGGGCTAGGGAGCAGAATCCGGCCCACTTCAATGTCGGCTCCAAGGCTGGACTTCGTGTCTCTGCCTGGACTCTTATCAGCCAGGCTGGCAGTTCTTCTCTGTGTCTAAAAGCTGAGTCTCTCCTGCTTTATTGTTGGTTTCTTCTCTGCTGAGTCTCTGTGAAAGAAGCTGGGAACAGCTGCCCAGAATCTTTCTCTTAAGATCATCTGATCACTCTCTTTGGTCATGTGAAGTTGGGGGTGACTGTCCATACCCCCACCCCCGCAACCTGGATTTTGTCTCCACTTGTGAATTTGACCTAAAATCCACATCAAATCCAGGCTTCAGATCTTCAGAGTCTCGAGGTGGAAATAATAAATCTCAGATCATGACCCGAACACAGCCCTCTCTTGGCCTTTGCACAGGTGGCTCCCTCTGTCTGGAACGCCTCTCCCAGACACCTACATGGCTTCCTCTCTCACCTTCTTTTAAGATTTGCTGAAACACACCTCCTCCGAGAAGCCCTCCTGATTACCCTTTGCAACCCCTTTATTCGGGCCATCTATTTTGCTTTATAATTTGCTTGCTCCTCCATCAGAATGTCTGCTCCTCAAGATCAGAAACTTTTGTCTGTCTTGTTTTCTGACACATCCCCAGAGCCTACACCAGGTTCTAAAACATAGAAGGTGCTTAATGTTTCTTGGCTTGAGTTACTATCCATTTAGCTCTTACTatgagaccctggttcgattcctgggttgggaatatctactggagaagggataggctacccactctagtattcttaggcttcccttgtggcttagctggtagagaatccacctgcaatgtgggagacctgggttcaatccctgagttgggaagatcccctggagaagggaaaggctacccactccagtgttctggcctggagaagtcatggactgtgtagtccatggggtcccaaagagtcggacacgattgagtgactttcattttcatgttccAAAAGCTACTCCAAGCCGGTTAGATACATTCTCATTTAATTCAGTGATTGGTGTTATCATCGTCATGATTATCAACTGCATACTTTTATGGGTGGGGAAAGAGTACAGAGAGCAATCTAATTGtggttgggatttgaacccacacAGTCTGGGCTTAATGGGGAGGAAGAGCTGGGAAGGGGTTCTCAGGAAGCAGGAACAGCAaatgcaaagaccctgaggtgGCCGGGTGATGGATGAATGATGGCAGTGGGCTTTAGAACCAAGTGAGCCAGAGGTTAATTGGGATtcattgttggagaaggcaatggcaccccactccagtactgttgcctggaaaatcccatggacggaggagcctggtaggctgcggtccatggggtcgctaagagtctgacacgactgagcgacttcactttcacttttcactttcatgcattggagaaggaaatggcaacccactccaatgttcttgcctggagaatcccagggatgggggagcctggtgggatgatgtctatggagtcacacagagtcggacacgactgaagcaacttagcagttgGCCCTCAACCCAGCTACACCCATTTGACAGACAGAGGCTCCTGGGACTTCAAATCACATGGGATAAGGCTTGAACGCTGCTTCCCTGATCAGCTCTGCTAGCCCTCAGCTCCCACTTGGGTCCCTCTCCCGCTCTGCTCCATGGTGGGTTGACCAGAAGTTCATGGAGGTGATGAGACTTGGGCATGTCACCTCATTAAAGCTTATTAATTAGTCTCTGCTGGGCATCCAGCCCAGTCAGCCCCTCCACCCTGCCCACTGTGGCATGGGCCAGGCTGGCATGCAGCCACCCTTCCTCCTTGCACCTCAGCTTTCCTCTTGTCACCTACGTGATCCCTGGGGGCACTGGCCAAGGCCAGCACTTGGTCCTTCCCCATCACAGGCAAAGCTACTGATGGAATCTCaggtttactgagcacctgctactgaccgggttcaatccctgggtcaggatcccctgaagaagggaatggctacccgctccagggTTCTTggatggagaatcccatggacagaggagccttacggcctatagtccgtgggatcgcaaggagtcggacacgactgagcaacaaacactacTTTTTGCTAACAGCGACTTTTTGCTACTGACCAGGATTTCATTCTTAACATTGAGGTCACTGCAGAGGCCCAGGCAGATGAGACCTGCTCTAGGGGGCCATGAcctggagggtggggctgggaggtggaGAAATATCCTACTTCCATAGGAGAGATCAGTGCCAGCTCCTACTGATCACTTGTTTGAGGGGTAGGCTGGCTATGTGCCCATGTCCTAGGAAGGTGCTTGCCCCCCCTAGACCCATTATCAGCTCTTAGACTCCTATGATTGACAGATGAGGACATGATTGATAGGTCTGGCTTCCCTGGCTGCAGAGGGGAGCTCACACAGTCCAGAAGAGGGGGAGGCGGGTATGTGAATTAGCCCTCACCCAGTGGTCCTATTTCCACCTGagatgccccccccccccaaccccgcacttccttctctgaaagaagtAGCCTGATGGTGGCTGGACATGACCTCAGGGCACAAGGGTGGAGCAAGGTGGGGCCTGCAAGACCTTGGCCTCTGTCCTCCCAACAAGCATTGTGCCCATGAGGTAGGGATTGGGGGTTCAGGGAAAGGCTGAGTTGGGGTCTTGGAGGGGAGGGAATGAGTAACCCTCTGATAATTTTATCTCCAACCTTTCTTCCTCCCTACTTGCCCCACCCCATGACTCGGGGTACCCACTTTCCCCCTACTTCCTCCCCGCCTTCCTCACACCCCACGCTCCCCTCTCTGGTTTCCCGTGTCCTCACTCCCCATCTTCTGATTCTTGCCCCGCTCCCTGTCCccactctcctcctccctctcctgtaCCTTCCGCATTTCTTGCGGGCTGGCaatctccctcccccttctcctcctccccaccccctcatctCTATCTCCCCTTCACAGCGGTGCAGCGCGGCCGAATTCCGCACTCGCTACCGGGCACTGTGGCAGCCTCCTCGGGCAGCCCTCCTGGCTCTGCGCTGGCCGTGGCCGGCGGAGACCTCTTCCCGGGGCAGCCGGTGTCGGAGCTGATCGCGCAGCTGCTGCGTGCCGAGCCCTATCCCGCGGCGGCCGGGCGCTTCGGTGCAGGAGCCGCGGGCGCTTTCGGAGCCGGGAGCGGCGCGGCGGGCGCGGTGCTGGGCATCGACAATGTGTGTGAGCTGGCGGCGCGGCTGCTCTTCAGCACCGTGGAGTGGGCGCGCCACGCGCCCTTCTTCCCCGAGCTGCCGGTGGCCGACCAGGTGGCGCTGCTGCGCCTCAGCTGGAGCGAGCTCTTCGTGCTGAACGCGGCGCAGGCAGCGCTGCCCCTGCACACGGCGCCGCTGCTGGCCGCCGCCGGCCTGCATGCCGCGCCCATGGCCGCCGAGCGTGCCGTGGCCTTCATGGACCAGGTGCGCGCCTTCCAGGAACAGGTGGACAAACTGGGCCGTTTGCAGGTTGACTCCGCGGAGTATGGCTGCCTCAAGGCCATCGCGCTCTTCACACCTGGTGAGACACCCTGGAATTGGGGGGCTCtggcctggggaggggctgggtggcGGAGGGGAGAGACCTAGCTCCTGACCTTGACCCCCTTAGTCCTCCACTTCCGGATCTACAGCTAGCCAGACTTGCGTCCCTGCATGCGCCTTTAGCGCTGTTGGGGGACAGTGGAGGAAGCGATGCAGGCGGTCTGACACCGTCTGTGATGGCCCCACTCCCTGATCCCAGGCCTTCATAAGAACTTTGATCCCCCACGGCTCCATGTCTTAAGGCCCCACAGCCTCCCCCCTTGATTCTCAGGCTCCCTGAGACCCCCCCCCTTCACCCCCTCATCAAGGTGTTCATCGTGCTCAGTGGGCACTGACGTGCTCAGTGGGCACTGACGGCAGAATGACAGGTGGGGGGCCGCGGGAGGGGAGGTCTGCCCACTTGGCTCTGTCCGTCACTTACTGATTTCCGTTCTCCCTGAACTCTGTGACCCTCATCTGCCAAATCAGGATGCTCCTCTTGTTACTGACCACTTAATGGAGGACTGCCTTCCACTTACGAAAGGCAGGGGTTCTCTGACACCTGGTTCTGGGGTCTCCTGGGCCCTTCGCTCCCTGATTCCTAGGACCCTAGACCACTGACCCAGGGCTCCCaacctgcccccccacccccggaagGCCTTCAGGGGCCACCCACAGCAGAGCTGGATCGGGTAGGGTGTGTGGCTTGAAGCCCCTCCCACCTAGGGGCGGAGGCATCTTAGTTCCTTCCTAGTCTTCAGTAACCGCCAAAGCCCTGCTTCATTGTGGTGGGAGTGGTGGCATAGCAGACTCTGCATTTTGCAAGGAGGTCCCACTAGGTgtctcctggaactaaggatgcGGAGCCAGACCCAGGCTACTCTGGGAGGTGGCTTTTATCCAATAATACGGCTTTGCCCCTCTTTACTTACCCAGGACATTTTCTCTGCCCTGACATTCATAGGGCTCTCACCTGTCACCTTCACTCACAAGGGAGGTCTGTTTAGTATGTCTGAATACCCTCTCTAGGCTTTGCTTTTCTTCCCAAGTCCC
It includes:
- the NR2F6 gene encoding nuclear receptor subfamily 2 group F member 6 gives rise to the protein MAMVTGGWGGPGGGGDTNGVDKAGGYPRAAEEDSASPPGAASDAEPGDEERPGLQVDCVVCGDKSSGKHYGVFTCEGCKSFFKRSIRRNLSYTCRSNRDCQIDQHHRNQCQYCRLKKCFRVGMRKEAVQRGRIPHSLPGTVAASSGSPPGSALAVAGGDLFPGQPVSELIAQLLRAEPYPAAAGRFGAGAAGAFGAGSGAAGAVLGIDNVCELAARLLFSTVEWARHAPFFPELPVADQVALLRLSWSELFVLNAAQAALPLHTAPLLAAAGLHAAPMAAERAVAFMDQVRAFQEQVDKLGRLQVDSAEYGCLKAIALFTPDACGLSDPAHVESLQEKAQVALTEYVRAQYPSQPQRFGRLLLRLPALRAVPASLISQLFFMRLVGKTPIETLIRDMLLSGSTFNWPYGSGQ